A part of Vicia villosa cultivar HV-30 ecotype Madison, WI unplaced genomic scaffold, Vvil1.0 ctg.001905F_1_1, whole genome shotgun sequence genomic DNA contains:
- the LOC131637061 gene encoding RING-H2 finger protein ATL47-like: protein MRMTPSIIFIIVILAIVFFISGVLQLFVRFLIRKRSSLRASQSSNNGNPQMSEPDPYQRQLQQLFNLHDSGLDQAFIDALPVFMYKEIIGLKEVFDCAVCLCQFTEQDMLRLLPLCNHAFHIDCIDTWLLSNSTCPLCRGSLYEHGFAFENPVYDEFESLSEENMVVGEGNSVNKHAENHIMSGKRVFSVRLGKFRSSNNGEGGVEKGEGECSSESVVGDVRRCFSMGSYQYVVADSDLVVALCPKRGEGRGKSASMRQLKGGLAQNGNCSIDVDVVEGKKMNVARKGESFSISKIWLWSRKDKVSSSSQSHLVNSNVTSTLPWMNRELKEAT from the coding sequence ATGAGAATGACCCCTTCAATTATCTTCATCATAGTAATTTTAGCTATTGTGTTTTTCATCTCTGGTGTCCTCCAACTGTTTGTTAGATTTCTCATACGAAAAAGATCTTCTTTAAGAGCTTCACAGTCCAGTAATAATGGCAACCCTCAAATGTCTGAACCTGATCCTTATCAGAGACAGTTGCAACAGCTCTTCAATCTTCATGATTCGGGTTTAGATCAAGCTTTCATTGATGCTCTACCGGTTTTTATGTACAAGGAGATAATAGGTTTGAAAGAGGTGTTTGATTGTGCTGTTTGTCTTTGTCAGTTCACTGAGCAAGATATGTTGAGATTGTTGCCTCTTTGTAATCATGCTTTTCATATTGATTGCATAGATACATGGCTTCTTTCTAATTCAACTTGTCCTCTTTGTAGAGGGAGTCTTTATGAACATGGATTTGCTTTCGAAAATCCGGTTTATGATGAATTCGAGAGCCTTAGTGAAGAGAATATGGTTGTTGGTGAGGGTAACTCTGTTAACAAACATGCAGAGAATCATATAATGAGTGGGAAAAGGGTTTTTTCtgttaggcttgggaaatttagAAGCTCAAATAATGGAGAAGGGGGTGTGGAAAAGGGTGAAGGAGAGTGTAGTAGTGAAAGTGTTGTTGGTGATGTTAGGAGATGCTTTTCAATGGGTTCTTACCAATATGTAGTTGCTGATTCAGATTTGGTAGTGGCTTTGTGTCCAAAGAGAGGTGAAGGAAGAGGAAAGAGTGCTAGTATGAGACAATTGAAAGGAGGGCTTGCTCAAAATGGGAATTGTTCCATTGATGTGGATGTTGTTGAAGGGAAAAAGATGAATGTTGCTAGGAAAGGTGAAAGCTTTTCTATTTCAAAGATTTGGTTGTGGTCTAGGAAGGATAAGGTATCAAGTTCATCACAATCCCATTTGGTTAATTCTAATGTCACTTCAACTTTGCCATGGATGAATAgagaactcaaggaagcaacttAG